From the genome of Halictus rubicundus isolate RS-2024b unplaced genomic scaffold, iyHalRubi1_principal scaffold0693, whole genome shotgun sequence, one region includes:
- the LOC143364560 gene encoding uncharacterized protein LOC143364560: MGIHRQRAFIVNAVNNDLLVTAQLHVLDKEHHPTPCRTLIDTCATTNFITEDLARRLNIPRKKCSVPIGALNALTTIATHYVIATIRSKINDYERTLTFLVIPKIASSIPDQPIDRSTIRIPKNIKMADPHFHRPASVDLLLGSGASLSLLSVGQINLSPPGGPDLYLQKTMLGWVIGGSPSASSATERTSCHATSTLQFDLERFWEIEEGPQVTHLSDSDKTCETHFQQHTTRNTDGRYIVALPFNHRITQLGESKSQALKRFYSLERKLQCDPTLRKEYHAVMNEYLDLGHMERIPENRDSSDGYYLPHHGVVKVTSETTKLRVVFDGSAATSTGTSLNDTLHTGPKLQDDLLYILLRFRIHRYVLTGDIEKMYRQFLVRDEDQKYQRILWRDTDGQIHTHQLKTVTFGLSAAPYLAIRCLTQLAHDEGHRFPHAAKILLRDFYVDDALTGASTIEEVRALRDDLIQLLGLAGLNIRQWAANHEALLDGLSDQAINKKLHLGESSTLKTLGIVWNSSDDTISYEVKASPITSRITKRSIASEIAKICDPLGLLGPVIIMAKILLQKIWTIKTDWDESLPMDIHTEWVQFYKQLPLLNNTMFHRRTILNSPIKTELHGFCDASEKAYGACLYVRSVDAHGHIHVELLIAKSKVAPLKTQSIPRLELCGALLLTSLVATAKRGLHVDIHSTTFWTDSTIVLHWLQTSPSTLKTFVANRVSEIQIRSNIVDWRHVSTLDNLADLISRGQSPEDFLRPSIWHHGPKWLREEEDIWPITELTPCSNIPEQKIATCLATTIPIDTSIFDNYSSWTKMQRIIARCLRWKKSNTERGSLTASELRNAHNLLIKLLQQLHFSKELRRLSDKNTDIGGKFQHLNPFVDKEGILRVGGRLKHSLVPFSQRHPIILPKSRVTTLIIEAEHRAQLHTGVQNTLYSIRRRYWPIDGRSQVWKAIKTCLRCLRAQPPTVNYIMGNLPSARVTEARPFTNTGVDYCGPFYIKERRHRNRNRIKVYVAVFVCLAVKAIHLELVSDLTTEAFIAALRRFIARRGFCVSLHSDNGTNFVGAQNKLKELRELLKSDDHNQKVQTFLADKSIEWNFIPPRAPHFGGLWEAAVKSFKYHLTRVAGTDLFTFEDLNTLIIEIESILNSRPLTPISTDPNDLLAITPGHFLIGDSLTSLRERDFTDTPTNRLSSWQHIQQIKQHFWNRWHREYLNELTRRSKWTKGSHAIKEGTIVLLKEDNVPPMQWVLGRVVKVYPGSDGIVRTVSVKTATSVLDRSVKRLAPLPHQSEDDDCNPMGPPSTGDAVPPTKQASG, translated from the coding sequence ATGGGGATACACCGTCAGAGAGCATTCATCGTGAACGCGGTTAATAATGACCTTCTGGTTACCGCGCAACTCCACGTGTTAGATAAGGAACACCATCCAACCCCTTGTCGAACACTGATCGATACATGCGCGACGACTAATTTTATAACAGAAGATCTCGCGAGAAGGCTCAATATACCGCGTAAGAAATGCTCAGTTCCCATTGGGGCCCTCAACGCGTTGACAACGATCGCCACTCATTACGTCATTGCAACCATCCGATCCAAGATCAACGATTACGAACGCACTCTCACATTCTTAGTCATTCCAAAAATCGCATCGAGCATTCCAGATCAACCCATTGACCGTTCAACCATACGTATTCCGAAGAACATTAAAATGGCAGATCCGCACTTTCATCGCCCAGCATCAGTTGATCTGCTTCTCGGCTCCGGAGCATCGTTATCGCTCTTGAGCGTCGGGCAAATCAATCTATCTCCTCCTGGTGGACCGGATTTGTACCTACAGAAAACCATGCTCGGGTGGGTCATTGGAGGTAGCCCTTCCGCCTCGTCCGCCACCGAACGCACATCGTGTCACGCAACCTCCACTCTCCAGTTCGACCTCGAACGGTTTTGGGAAATTGAAGAAGGTCCACAGGTCACACATTTATCGGATTCAGACAAAACCTGTGAGACGCACTTTCAACAACATACAACAAGGAACACTGACGGGCGATACATCGTAGCGCTCCCCTTCAATCATAGAATCACGCAACTGGGCGAATCAAAATCGCAAGCTTTAAAGCGATTTTATTCACTGGAGCGGAAGTTGCAATGTGACCCCACATTAAGAAAGGAGTATCACGCGGTCATGAATGAATACCTCGACCTTGGACACATGGAAAGGATTCCAGAAAATCGAGATTCATCCGACGGATACTACCTGCCCCACCATGGAGTTGTGAAAGTCACGAGCGAAACGACAAAACTTCGAGTCGTTTTCGACGGCTCTGCAGCCACGAGCACCGGGACCTCATTAAACGATACGCTCCATACTGGACCAAAGCTTCAGGACGATCTACTATACATTCTTCTCCGATTCCGTATTCACCGATACGTTCTCACCGGTGACATCGAGAAAATGTATAGACAGTTTTTAGTTCGCGATGAAGACCAGAAGTATCAACGCATACTGTGGCGCGATACTGACGGACAAATTCATACACATCAATTGAAAACCGTCACGTTCGGACTCTCGGCCGCCCCATACTTGGCCATTCGCTGTCTCACACAGCTAGCTCATGACGAAGGGCATCGTTTTCCTCATGCAGCTAAAATCCTACTCCGCGACTTCTACGTGGACGACGCACTCACCGGAGCATCAACGATCGAAGAAGTACGTGCGCTTCGTGACGATCTAATCCAATTGCTCGGATTAGCAGGCCTCAACATACGACAATGGGCTGCAAATCATGAAGCACTCTTAGATGGGTTATCGGACCAAGCGATTAACAAGAAATTACATCTCGGCGAATCGTCTACGCTGAAAACCTTGGGAATCGTTTGGAATTCGTCAGATGACACCATTTCCTACGAGGTTAAAGCATCACCCATAACCTCGCGCATCACCAAGCGGTCCATCGCATCAGAGATCGCCAAGATCTGTGATCCATTAGGCCTTCTTGGACCCGTCATCATCATGGCCAAGATTTTGTTACAGAAGATCTGGACCATCAAAACAGATTGGGACGAATCCTTGCCCATGGACATTCACACCGAGTGGGTCCAATTTTACAAACAACTGCCATTATTAAACAACACCATGTTCCATCGGAGAACCATCCTCAACTCTCCAATCAAGACGGAACTACATGGATTCTGCGATGCGAGCGAGAAGGCCTACGGAGCCTGTCTATATGTCCGTTCAGTAGACGCACACGGCCACATACATGTAGAGCTTCTCATAGCCAAGTCTAAGGTAGCACCATTGAAAACACAGTCCATTCCACGGCTTGAACTTTGCGGTGCCTTACTTTTGACCTCGTTGGTTGCCACAGCAAAAAGGGGATTACACGTGGATATACATAGCACCACATTTTGGACCGATTCCACCATAGTCCTTCATTGGCTGCAAACGTCACCGAGCACACTAAAAACATTCGTCGCGAACAGGGTATCTGAAATCCAGATAAGAAGCAATATCGTGGATTGGCGGCACGTATCAACATTGGACAATCTCGCGGACCTTATATCGCGAGGTCAAAGTCCAGAAGATTTCCTCCGGCCATCCATCTGGCATCATGGACCAAAGTGGTTACGAGAAGAAGAGGATATCTGGCCAATCACGGAACTAACACCTTGCAGCAATATTCCAGAACAAAAAATAGCAACATGTCTAGCCACAACAATACCCATCGATACTAGCATCTTTGACAATTACTCCTCATGGACCAAGATGCAACGAATTATCGCTCGTTGTCTGCGCTGGAAGAAATCAAATACCGAAAGAGGTAGCTTGACAGCATCAGAACTCAGGAATGCACACAATCTACTCATCAAACTTCTGCAACAGCTGCACTTCTCCAAAGAATTACGACGCCTCTCCGACAAAAACACCGACATCGGGGGAAAATTCCAACACCTGAACCCGTTTGTGGACAAGGAAGGCATACTGCGAGTCGGGGGTCGACTCAAGCATTCATTGGTGCCATTTTCCCAACGTCACCCGATAATTCTGCCAAAATCACGCGTAACCACTCTCATCATAGAAGCAGAACATCGGGCACAATTACACACAGGCGTTCAAAATACGCTATACTCCATTAGACGCCGCTACTGGCCCATTGACGGTCGAAGCCAGGTATGGAAGGCCATAAAAACCTGCCTACGTTGTCTCCGAGCCCAACCACCAACCGTAAACTACATCATGGGTAATCTACCTTCAGCAAGGGTCACCGAAGCTCGCCCCTTTACAAACACCGGGGTCGATTATTGCGGGCCATTCTACATAAAGGAACGGCGacatcgaaatcgaaatcgtatTAAGGTTTATGTCGCAGTTTTCGTATGCCTCGCAGTTAAGGCCATTCATTTAGAGCTCGTGAGCGATCTTACAACCGAAGCATTCATAGCCGCGCTACGCAGATTTATTGCTCGTCGTGGGTTCTGTGTGAGCCTCCATTCAGACAATGGAACCAATTTCGTTGGGGCACAGAACAAATTGAAGGAATTGCGCGAACTTTTAAAATCGGACGACCACAACCAGAAGGTACAAACATTTCTCGCAGACAAGTCCATTGAGTGGAATTTTATCCCACCTCGCGCACCACACTTTGGCGGCCTATGGGAAGCGGCCGTAAAGTCGTTTAAATACCACTTAACCCGTGTCGCAGGTACTGATTTGTTCACATTCGAAGATCTAAACACCTTAATCATCGAAATAGAATCCATCCTAAACTCTCGTCCTCTCACTCCAATCTCCACGGACCCAAATGATCTCCTTGCCATAACCCCTGGTCATTTCCTTATTGGCGATTCTCTTACGAGCCTCCGCGAGCGAGATTTCACAGACACACCGACAAACCGTCTATCCAGTTGGCAGCATATTCAACAAATCAAACAGCATTTTTGGAATCGGTGGCATCGGGAATACTTGAACGAGTTGACCAGGCGCAGTAAATGGACCAAAGGCAGTCATGCAATCAAGGAGGGCACCATCGTTCTTCTGAAGGAAGACAACGTCCCCCCAATGCAATGGGTCTTAGGCAGGGTAGTCAAAGTTTACCCAGGCTCCGACGGCATTGTTCGCACCGTATCAGTTAAAACGGCTACGAGCGTGCTAGATCGGAGCGTGAAACGTCTCGCACCCTTGCCTCATCAATCCGAGGACGATGACTGCAACCCCATGGGTCCACCATCAACGGGAGATGCCGTACCGCCCACTAAACAAGCTAGTGGATAG
- the LOC143364562 gene encoding uncharacterized protein LOC143364562 produces the protein MPKVTDSNQTQSTSQGINISTLRRKRGNIIGHITTFARLVENSQHPEQCDVGLLRAHLDSLKEIYARFDDIQSELEELDESEGPRRYEIHNDYVAIIARANVLIQPQYGNLPSRRNTTDSSATSVTAPMAIKLPEMRLPTFDGEIEKWASYFDSFSSMIDQNMDLTPVQKLQYLRSTLTGKAAACIECLSTTDANYSDAIELLKEKFDCKRRVLLKHCNAIRAIPKLSTDSPESLGNLVDTIRQNLRALKNLGINVASWDCILISIILWKINPDTAWHWELSLRDKQMPSYNHLLDFLEKRANCAAVPQRRSVAASEPHNRSSSAKSPSNKRPTRNYAFVTATNSQESDQQHDHRRTYETPATPSRCPICQDTHCIWRCEKFHSLSVEKRTAAVRKAVLCSNCLRADHNQETCKRGACRICNKYHHTLLHQPKRSPNRTTSPSERVTPAGSQSETSD, from the coding sequence ATGCCGAAAGTTACGGATTCAAATCAAACACAATCTACCTCGCAAGGTATAAATATCAGTACTCTGCGACGCAAACGGGGTAACATCATCGGGCATATCACCACCTTCGCGAGATTAGTAGAAAACTCACAGCATCCTGAGCAATGCGATGTGGGGCTTTTGCGAGCACATTTAGACAGCTTAAAGGAAATATACGCGCGGTTCGACGACATTCAGTCAGAATTGGAAGAACTTGATGAATCCGAGGGACCACGTCGTTATGAAATTCACAACGACTACGTAGCAATCATCGCGCGCGCCAACGTGCTCATTCAGCCACAATACGGGAACCTGCCTTCGCGACGAAATACAACCGATTCTTCCGCGACTTCCGTGACAGCCCCCATGGCCATTAAACTCCCGGAGATGCGCTTGCCGACGTTCGACGGGGAAATCGAGAAGTGGGCTTCTTACTTCGACAGCTTTTCATCGATGATCGACCAAAACATGGATCTAACGCCTGTTCAGAAGCTGCAATATCTGCGATCAACCCTCACCGGAAAGGCCGCCGCGTGCATTGAGTGCTTGAGCACGACAGATGCGAATTACTCCGACGCgatagaattattaaaagagaaattCGATTGCAAGCGTAGAGTCCTCCTGAAACATTGCAACGCGATTCGAGCAATTCCGAAGCTGTCGACAGATTCTCCAGAATCATTAGGCAATCTCGTAGACACCATTCGTCAGAATCTGCGGGCATTAAAGAATCTGGGCATAAACGTCGCGTCGTGGGACTGTATATTGATTTCGATCATCCTCTGGAAGATAAACCCAGACACCGCGTGGCACTGGGAATTGTCATTAAGAGACAAACAGATGCCATCTTATAATCATCTGCTCGACTTCCTCGAGAAACGCGCAAACTGCGCAGCAGTACCACAGCGAAGATCTGTCGCAGCATCCGAACCGCACAACCGTAGTTCATCCGCGAAGTCACCATCGAACAAACGTCCGACACGTAATTACGCTTTCGTCACCGCGACAAATTCTCAAGAGTCCGATCAACAACACGATCACCGTAGAACGTATGAGACGCCCGCGACTCCGTCAAGATGTCCGATTTGCCAGGACACACATTGTATCTGGCGATGTGAAAAATTCCATTCTTTATCCGTTGAGAAAAGGACTGCAGCCGTACGAAAGGCCGTGTTATGTTCAAATTGCCTGAGAGCGGACCACAATCAGGAAACGTGCAAGAGGGGAGCCTGCAGGATATGTAATAAATACCACCACACCTTGTTGCATCAGCCCAAACGATCACCGAATCGCACGACTTCGCCGTCAGAACGAGTAACACCGGCAGGCTCGCAATCAGAAACGAGCGATTGA